One Deltaproteobacteria bacterium DNA window includes the following coding sequences:
- a CDS encoding flavin reductase family protein, whose product MSKKKLGPQTLLYPMPAVLVGAVVEGKANFMTAAWCSIACLKPPAISVAVNTARHTLVGIKQNGAFSINVPSADLVKDVDYCGIYSGAKRDKSSIFKVYFGELQTVPLIEECPVNLECKLIQSLDIGSHTLIVGEILETHVTESCLTDGKPDPEKINPLVFSPAVQKYHRLGPVIAQAFKVGKDR is encoded by the coding sequence ATGTCGAAGAAAAAACTCGGTCCCCAGACATTGCTCTATCCCATGCCGGCGGTCCTAGTGGGTGCTGTCGTGGAGGGAAAAGCAAATTTTATGACTGCAGCCTGGTGCTCCATCGCCTGTTTGAAACCCCCTGCAATCTCAGTAGCTGTCAACACGGCACGGCACACACTGGTAGGAATCAAACAGAACGGGGCCTTTTCAATCAATGTCCCTTCAGCAGATCTTGTCAAGGATGTCGACTACTGTGGAATTTACTCCGGCGCTAAGAGAGACAAATCAAGTATATTCAAGGTCTATTTTGGGGAGTTGCAGACCGTACCGCTCATCGAGGAATGCCCCGTCAATCTGGAGTGTAAATTGATCCAGTCGCTCGACATCGGTTCTCACACCCTGATTGTGGGGGAGATTCTTGAGACCCACGTCACAGAGAGCTGCCTTACGGATGGAAAACCGGACCCTGAAAAAATCAACCCACTGGTATTCTCACCTGCCGTTCAGAAATATCATCGTTTGGGGCCGGTCATCGCCCAGGCATTTAAAGTGGGCAAGGATCGGTAA